In Aciduliprofundum sp. MAR08-339, a single window of DNA contains:
- a CDS encoding acyl-CoA carboxylase subunit beta, with protein sequence MLEEKRKKAMQGGGEERIRKQHEKGKLTARERIEKLLDPGTFVEIGMFAQSRATDFGMDKKRVLGDGVVTGYGTINGKLVFVYAQDFTVLGGSLGEMHAQKITTIMDLALKNGAPIIGINDSGGARIQEGVDSLKGYGEIFFRNTMASGVVPQIAVIMGPSAGGAVYSPAIMDFVIMVDKTAHMFITGPQVIKAVTGEDVDFETLGGALVHNQKSGNAHLFARNEDEALNMVKILLSYLPSNNMEDPPEVDVGDPPDRIEYSLDRIIPEDPKRSYDVKDVIDLIVDRGTFFEIHPFFAENIVVGFARMAGKTVGIVANQPKVFAGVLDINASDKAARFIRFCDAFNIPIITLVDVPGYMPGVEQEHGGIIRHGAKLLYAYSEATVPKITVIMRKAYGGAYIGMGSKHLRTDVVYAWPTAEIAVMGPEGAVNIVFRREINSAENPDKKRQELIKEYRDKFANPYVAASRLYVDDVIYPHETRPRIIQALRMLENKMEDRPSKKHGNIPL encoded by the coding sequence ATGCTAGAAGAAAAAAGAAAAAAAGCCATGCAGGGTGGCGGAGAAGAGCGCATAAGAAAACAGCATGAAAAGGGTAAACTCACGGCCAGAGAGAGAATAGAGAAACTCCTTGATCCCGGAACATTTGTTGAGATAGGAATGTTTGCCCAGTCTCGTGCCACTGATTTTGGAATGGACAAAAAGAGGGTACTGGGAGACGGAGTTGTCACAGGCTATGGTACCATAAATGGAAAACTTGTATTTGTGTACGCTCAGGATTTCACAGTTCTCGGTGGCTCCTTGGGAGAGATGCATGCTCAGAAAATAACCACGATCATGGATCTGGCGTTGAAAAACGGAGCACCGATAATTGGCATAAACGATTCAGGGGGAGCAAGGATTCAGGAGGGTGTCGATTCTCTTAAGGGATATGGAGAGATATTCTTCAGGAACACCATGGCCAGTGGAGTTGTGCCGCAGATTGCGGTGATAATGGGTCCAAGTGCAGGTGGTGCGGTATACTCACCGGCGATAATGGATTTTGTAATAATGGTGGACAAGACGGCTCACATGTTCATAACTGGACCTCAGGTAATAAAGGCTGTCACTGGGGAAGATGTTGATTTCGAGACCCTTGGTGGTGCTCTTGTGCACAATCAGAAGAGTGGAAACGCTCATCTTTTTGCCAGAAACGAAGATGAGGCCCTTAACATGGTGAAGATTCTCCTCAGTTATCTGCCTTCAAATAACATGGAAGACCCTCCAGAGGTGGATGTTGGTGATCCTCCAGACAGGATCGAGTACTCTCTGGACAGGATCATACCTGAGGATCCAAAGAGGTCCTACGATGTGAAGGATGTTATAGATCTCATTGTGGATCGGGGTACATTCTTTGAAATACATCCCTTCTTTGCGGAGAACATTGTTGTGGGATTTGCCAGGATGGCGGGCAAGACAGTTGGAATAGTTGCAAATCAACCGAAGGTGTTTGCAGGGGTTCTTGATATAAATGCAAGTGATAAGGCGGCGAGGTTCATAAGATTCTGTGACGCATTCAACATACCAATCATTACCCTTGTTGATGTGCCCGGATACATGCCCGGTGTGGAGCAGGAGCATGGCGGTATAATCAGGCATGGTGCTAAATTGCTTTACGCGTACAGTGAGGCAACTGTGCCCAAAATAACAGTGATAATGCGGAAGGCATATGGAGGAGCCTACATAGGTATGGGCTCAAAGCATCTTCGCACGGATGTGGTTTATGCGTGGCCCACCGCCGAGATTGCGGTTATGGGTCCTGAGGGTGCGGTGAACATAGTGTTCAGAAGGGAGATAAACAGTGCGGAGAACCCAGATAAAAAAAGGCAAGAGCTCATAAAAGAGTACAGGGATAAATTTGCCAACCCCTATGTGGCCGCATCCCGCTTGTACGTGGACGATGTAATATACCCCCATGAGACCAGACCGAGGATTATTCAGGCGCTCAGAATGCTGGAGAACAAGATGGAAGATAGACCCTCAAAGAAGCACGGGAACATACCTCTGTAG
- the meaB gene encoding methylmalonyl Co-A mutase-associated GTPase MeaB produces MGEVSEILERVRSGDRVALSKLITMMEKDADLRKEVIGKIYGCPVKGKIICFTGPPGVGKSTLIDHVISLLVERGKKVGVILVDPRSPYTGGAILGDRIRMQRHATNPNVFIRSISCADNPEGISRSVKDILKILALAGMNYIIVETVGTGQIAVEVSYICHTTVLVLMPNMGDDIQMMKAGIIESADIYVINKCDINGADLTEAYLRDNVEPRNGWKPPIVRTIGYNRATVIPLLDKIEEHLSMENPMYVDKIRGLLRTMFLDHVDDLAIEFLNGNESFDAYVKKVAECQCDYYSAVENLYEIFKKEVLCNDKED; encoded by the coding sequence ATGGGTGAAGTAAGTGAGATTCTGGAAAGGGTGAGGTCTGGGGATAGAGTTGCACTTTCAAAATTAATAACAATGATGGAGAAGGATGCGGATCTTAGGAAGGAAGTGATAGGAAAGATATATGGGTGTCCGGTGAAGGGTAAGATCATATGCTTCACAGGTCCTCCGGGAGTGGGAAAGAGCACATTAATAGATCATGTTATTTCCCTCCTGGTTGAAAGGGGTAAGAAGGTTGGAGTGATCCTTGTTGATCCAAGATCCCCCTACACCGGTGGAGCGATACTGGGCGACAGAATAAGAATGCAGAGACACGCAACAAACCCAAATGTCTTCATTAGAAGCATAAGTTGTGCAGATAATCCGGAGGGCATATCGAGGTCTGTTAAGGATATTCTCAAGATTCTCGCCCTTGCAGGAATGAATTACATAATTGTGGAAACCGTGGGCACGGGGCAGATTGCAGTGGAGGTATCGTACATCTGCCATACCACTGTGCTGGTTCTCATGCCAAATATGGGTGACGACATACAGATGATGAAGGCAGGGATAATTGAGAGTGCGGATATATATGTCATTAACAAGTGTGATATAAACGGAGCGGATCTTACGGAGGCTTATTTGAGGGATAACGTGGAACCCAGAAATGGGTGGAAGCCACCAATAGTGAGAACAATAGGGTATAACAGGGCTACTGTGATACCACTTCTTGATAAGATTGAGGAGCACTTGAGTATGGAGAATCCAATGTATGTTGATAAGATAAGGGGATTGCTTAGAACTATGTTTCTGGACCATGTGGATGATCTTGCAATTGAATTCCTCAATGGAAACGAGTCCTTTGATGCCTATGTGAAGAAGGTGGCAGAATGCCAGTGTGATTATTATAGTGCAGTAGAGAATCTTTATGAAATCTTTAAAAAGGAGGTGCTCTGCAATGATAAAGAAGATTGA
- the mce gene encoding methylmalonyl-CoA epimerase: protein MIKKIDHVAIAVKNLEEGVKIWKDMGFEVEYENVDEQGVRVGIIHLGNARIEVLEPIKDNSPINKFLEKRGEGLHHLAVEVENIEKSLKSLKEMGYRLIDEEPRLGAEGKKIAFVHPKSTRFLLELVEG, encoded by the coding sequence ATGATAAAGAAGATTGATCATGTTGCAATAGCGGTTAAAAATTTGGAAGAGGGCGTGAAAATATGGAAGGATATGGGGTTTGAAGTGGAATATGAGAATGTGGATGAGCAGGGAGTAAGGGTTGGGATAATCCATCTTGGCAATGCTAGAATAGAGGTTCTGGAGCCAATTAAAGATAATTCTCCAATCAATAAGTTTTTAGAGAAAAGGGGCGAAGGGTTACATCATCTTGCCGTTGAGGTGGAAAACATTGAAAAATCTCTGAAATCTTTAAAAGAGATGGGATACAGGCTTATTGATGAAGAGCCCAGGCTCGGAGCAGAAGGTAAGAAAATAGCATTTGTTCACCCCAAGAGCACCAGATTTCTTCTTGAACTGGTGGAGGGATAA
- a CDS encoding HypC/HybG/HupF family hydrogenase formation chaperone: protein MCLAIPGKIVKIEGNVAIVDYGGIKKEARIDFVPDVRIGDYVIVHTGFAIEKLKKDEALKSIDAWEFILGDESEDQYYH from the coding sequence ATGTGTCTTGCCATACCTGGAAAGATTGTAAAAATCGAGGGAAATGTGGCCATTGTGGATTATGGTGGAATAAAAAAAGAGGCCCGTATAGATTTCGTTCCTGACGTTAGAATAGGAGATTATGTGATAGTTCACACAGGATTTGCCATTGAAAAATTGAAAAAAGATGAGGCTTTAAAAAGCATAGATGCTTGGGAATTCATACTGGGGGATGAGAGTGAAGATCAATACTATCATTGA
- a CDS encoding SufD family Fe-S cluster assembly protein, which yields MRTNVLDNLSRYAGITDENTPRLLIHKNKLIKMKLADGIIINTEELEDHTVIDILVEKSLERPVHICFAILNKTGKQSVNARITVKDNSKVHFISHCVFPNAEKVVHKSNIQFQIGHGALVKYEENHIHSQEGDIKIDSKVHVNTGIKSKFDLSFTVTHGRAGKLNSSTDIHVGTESSANVIAKILGKKDDYIVLNEKITLEGCESRGIVKTRNVLTERSKSVVNSEITGLGIESRGHIDCTEILMDEATAMAYPIVNVQNPTAKLTHEAAIGRVDKKQIITLLCRGLSEEEATDFIVQGLLR from the coding sequence ATGAGAACGAATGTTCTTGATAATCTATCAAGATACGCTGGGATAACGGATGAAAATACCCCAAGATTGCTCATACACAAAAACAAACTTATTAAAATGAAACTGGCAGATGGCATAATCATAAATACAGAAGAATTGGAGGACCATACAGTTATAGATATCCTGGTTGAAAAAAGCCTTGAAAGACCCGTACATATCTGCTTTGCAATACTGAACAAAACTGGAAAGCAGAGTGTCAATGCAAGGATAACCGTAAAGGATAATTCAAAGGTGCACTTTATTTCCCATTGCGTATTTCCAAATGCAGAAAAGGTTGTTCACAAATCAAATATCCAGTTTCAAATAGGACATGGGGCACTGGTAAAATACGAGGAAAATCATATTCATTCTCAGGAAGGGGACATAAAAATAGATTCCAAAGTACACGTGAATACGGGTATAAAATCAAAATTCGATCTGAGTTTCACTGTCACACATGGAAGGGCCGGTAAATTAAACTCATCCACAGACATTCATGTGGGTACGGAATCTTCAGCAAATGTTATTGCCAAGATACTTGGAAAGAAGGATGATTACATAGTTCTAAACGAAAAAATAACACTGGAGGGTTGTGAATCAAGGGGGATAGTAAAAACGAGAAATGTGCTGACTGAAAGATCAAAAAGTGTGGTGAACTCTGAAATAACGGGACTCGGAATCGAATCCAGAGGGCACATAGACTGCACAGAGATATTAATGGATGAGGCCACAGCCATGGCTTATCCAATAGTAAACGTCCAGAATCCTACTGCAAAACTTACTCATGAGGCTGCAATAGGTCGGGTTGATAAAAAGCAGATAATAACCCTCCTATGCAGAGGACTTTCAGAGGAGGAGGCCACGGACTTCATAGTCCAAGGACTTTTGAGGTGA
- a CDS encoding OadG family protein encodes MRAIICISLIIILTFAYASGESVNTDWNVSYRADHFRVSSQGGWISITLENGFASLTTILSNITTHPEEGARVSVNVQIHISPSTLMSGMKIIIGNDTVFKSVLTDGNKTVEFYLLKSYNATERFAVIFYDFGGSMDVKMSPIHVEKSKNGLNEGILLSGIGMGVVFSVLGILAVVMYSFARFMGDEEKNNKDEKPSKKIDTSSRSVEEMDEEVIAAITGAISLYLGGRRFRIISVKPSPWKYYGRMAGMRRLR; translated from the coding sequence TTGAGGGCCATTATCTGTATATCTCTCATTATTATTCTGACCTTTGCCTACGCCTCTGGAGAGAGCGTGAACACAGACTGGAATGTCAGTTACAGGGCGGATCATTTTAGGGTTTCATCACAGGGAGGATGGATCAGTATAACCTTGGAAAACGGGTTTGCTTCCCTTACAACGATACTTTCAAACATAACCACACATCCCGAAGAGGGCGCCAGGGTAAGTGTAAACGTTCAAATTCATATCTCCCCCTCCACGCTAATGTCCGGGATGAAAATAATCATAGGAAACGATACTGTGTTCAAAAGTGTGCTGACAGACGGGAATAAAACTGTAGAGTTTTATCTTCTTAAAAGTTACAATGCTACCGAACGCTTTGCAGTGATTTTCTATGACTTTGGTGGCTCAATGGATGTGAAAATGAGCCCAATTCATGTTGAAAAATCCAAAAACGGCCTGAACGAGGGGATCCTTCTCTCCGGAATCGGCATGGGTGTGGTATTCTCCGTTCTGGGAATTCTTGCAGTGGTGATGTACTCATTTGCAAGATTCATGGGTGATGAGGAAAAGAATAATAAGGATGAAAAGCCTTCAAAGAAGATTGATACGAGTTCAAGGAGTGTGGAAGAAATGGATGAAGAGGTAATAGCTGCTATAACAGGTGCCATAAGCCTGTATCTGGGTGGCAGAAGGTTCAGGATAATAAGTGTTAAACCATCTCCCTGGAAATATTATGGGAGAATGGCGGGAATGAGGCGATTGAGATGA
- the hypD gene encoding hydrogenase formation protein HypD, which translates to MLGNSYWGMRVKINTIIDKIKKEASKIGREVRFMDVCGTHEDTINRGGIRTLLPKNVRIFAGPGCPVCITPVEDIVRMMEIAKRKEIIITTFGDMYRIPTPIGSFADFRAVGHDVRIVYSIHDAYKMALKTDKMVVHFSPGFETTTAPTAGIIQEVWDKNIENFKIYSVHRLTPPAVEYLLKQGSKFDGLITPGHVSAIIGIIGWKHITDRYGIPQVISGFEPEDILLSVLMLLKMLNEERVAIENEYTRVVNYAGNLTAQKAIKKFFSTQDAKWRALGTIPKSGLVLRKEYEDMEIRTQLDVDIPEMEDLERGCRCGEVLRGLILPDECPLFGKVCTSSSPVGPCMVSYEGTCQIFYKYGSLFG; encoded by the coding sequence ATGCTTGGGAATTCATACTGGGGGATGAGAGTGAAGATCAATACTATCATTGATAAAATAAAAAAAGAGGCATCAAAAATAGGCAGAGAGGTCAGATTCATGGATGTCTGTGGTACCCACGAGGATACCATAAATCGTGGAGGAATAAGAACCCTTCTACCGAAGAATGTAAGAATTTTCGCGGGACCAGGGTGTCCCGTATGCATTACGCCCGTTGAAGATATAGTACGTATGATGGAAATTGCAAAAAGAAAAGAGATAATAATAACAACCTTTGGTGATATGTACCGAATTCCAACCCCAATCGGTAGTTTTGCAGATTTCCGTGCAGTGGGCCACGACGTTAGAATAGTCTATTCAATTCACGACGCCTACAAAATGGCACTCAAAACAGACAAAATGGTGGTTCATTTCTCGCCCGGATTTGAAACCACCACAGCCCCAACTGCAGGCATAATCCAAGAAGTATGGGACAAAAATATTGAAAATTTCAAAATATACTCGGTACATCGTCTCACACCTCCCGCCGTTGAATATCTTCTGAAACAGGGGTCAAAATTTGATGGACTTATCACCCCAGGGCATGTATCTGCCATTATAGGAATTATCGGGTGGAAGCACATAACGGATAGATACGGCATACCCCAGGTAATCTCCGGATTTGAACCAGAGGATATCCTATTATCAGTTCTTATGCTTCTTAAAATGCTCAATGAGGAACGTGTAGCAATAGAAAATGAGTACACAAGGGTTGTAAATTATGCCGGAAACTTAACTGCTCAGAAAGCCATAAAAAAGTTCTTCTCAACACAAGACGCAAAGTGGAGGGCTCTAGGAACAATTCCAAAAAGTGGTCTTGTTCTGAGAAAAGAATATGAGGACATGGAGATAAGAACCCAGTTGGATGTGGATATCCCGGAAATGGAAGACCTTGAAAGGGGGTGCAGATGCGGGGAGGTGCTGAGAGGGCTCATACTACCCGACGAATGCCCATTATTTGGAAAGGTTTGCACCTCATCCTCGCCTGTGGGTCCATGCATGGTTTCCTACGAAGGCACATGTCAGATATTTTACAAGTATGGCTCTCTTTTCGGGTGA
- a CDS encoding ATP-binding cassette domain-containing protein, with amino-acid sequence MLLVKNLRVYRGDMEIIKGINIEFKDSEIHVILGINGSGKSTLAGGIMGIYPTTGKIELDGRRIDHMGIAERAKLGITLCFQEPARFEGIIIKDYLLISSKEKSLNSLFSTLNLVGLPIEILKKRMDDTLSGGERKRIELASVLLMKPRVAILDEPDSGIDMLSYGKIEEAVYTLKKNGATVILITHNKELVNLGDMAHVLSNGKIIKSGDPKLVKRFFENMNRGDENECS; translated from the coding sequence ATGCTTTTGGTGAAAAATCTAAGAGTGTATCGTGGAGACATGGAGATAATAAAAGGGATAAATATTGAGTTTAAAGATTCCGAGATTCATGTGATACTTGGAATTAATGGTTCGGGAAAGAGCACGCTTGCAGGAGGAATCATGGGAATATACCCCACTACGGGAAAAATAGAATTGGATGGAAGAAGAATAGATCATATGGGCATCGCTGAGCGTGCCAAACTGGGCATAACACTCTGTTTTCAGGAGCCGGCAAGATTTGAGGGTATAATTATAAAGGACTACCTGCTGATCTCATCAAAAGAAAAAAGCCTAAATTCGTTGTTTTCCACCCTAAATCTCGTTGGACTTCCAATTGAGATCCTGAAAAAGAGAATGGACGATACCCTAAGCGGTGGTGAGAGAAAGAGAATAGAACTCGCATCAGTTTTACTTATGAAACCCAGAGTAGCAATACTTGATGAACCAGATAGTGGTATAGATATGCTTTCCTATGGAAAAATTGAAGAGGCGGTGTATACCCTGAAGAAAAATGGAGCAACGGTGATTCTGATAACTCATAACAAAGAACTTGTAAACCTGGGAGATATGGCCCATGTGCTCAGTAACGGAAAGATAATAAAATCCGGGGACCCCAAACTTGTGAAAAGATTTTTTGAAAATATGAACAGGGGTGATGAGAACGAATGTTCTTGA
- a CDS encoding cobalamin B12-binding domain-containing protein, whose protein sequence is MGKRILIAKVGLDGHDRGAKVVARALKNAGYEVIYTGIRQSPEQVVATAIQEDVDLIGLSCLSGAHLQLFRRVIELMKEKGVDIPVFCGGTIPPDDVDALKKMGIKEVFGPGTSLKFIVEKVGEWVK, encoded by the coding sequence ATGGGAAAGAGAATTCTCATAGCAAAGGTGGGCTTAGACGGTCACGATCGTGGAGCCAAGGTGGTTGCAAGGGCATTAAAGAACGCAGGATATGAGGTGATTTATACTGGAATCAGGCAGAGTCCTGAGCAGGTTGTGGCCACTGCAATACAGGAAGATGTTGATCTTATAGGTTTAAGCTGTCTATCCGGTGCGCATCTTCAACTTTTCAGGCGTGTTATTGAGTTGATGAAAGAGAAGGGTGTGGATATCCCCGTTTTTTGTGGTGGTACGATACCTCCAGATGACGTGGATGCTCTGAAGAAGATGGGAATCAAAGAGGTTTTTGGACCAGGTACATCTCTTAAGTTTATAGTTGAGAAGGTGGGAGAATGGGTGAAGTAA
- a CDS encoding biotin/lipoyl-containing protein translates to MKRKFKVVVNGREYTVEVEELGEPSTSNVQPVSITPASVPVNTSPKSKENVSTETVEGAVTAPMPGKILDIRVKVGDPVKKGEVLLILEAMKMENEIVSPKNGKVREIMVNVGDTVDRGAPLIVIE, encoded by the coding sequence ATGAAGAGGAAGTTTAAGGTTGTTGTTAACGGTAGAGAGTACACCGTTGAAGTGGAGGAGCTGGGTGAACCTTCAACGTCCAATGTGCAACCCGTGTCCATCACACCTGCAAGTGTTCCGGTAAATACCTCCCCCAAATCAAAGGAGAATGTTTCTACTGAAACGGTTGAGGGTGCGGTGACTGCTCCGATGCCAGGTAAGATACTGGATATCAGAGTCAAGGTTGGAGATCCTGTGAAAAAAGGAGAGGTGCTTCTGATCCTGGAGGCAATGAAAATGGAGAATGAGATAGTATCGCCCAAGAACGGTAAGGTAAGAGAGATTATGGTTAATGTGGGAGATACCGTGGATAGGGGTGCACCCTTGATAGTTATAGAGTGA
- a CDS encoding methylmalonyl-CoA mutase, translating to MNVEKIIRERERWESTTLKKFLEKRNEWKKFVLDFDVGIDRLYTPVNLKDWDYLEKLGFPGEYPFTRGVYPTMYRGRLWTMRQYAGFGTAEETNKRYKFLLEQGQTGLSVAFDLPTQVGYDSDDPMALGEVGKVGVAIDTIEDMRILFDGIPLDKISTSMTINSTAAILLSMYQIVGEENGISPGILRGTIQNDILKEYIARGTYIFPPQPSMRMVADTIVYCAEKIPKWNPISISGYHIREAGSTAVQEVAFTIGDGIEYVRWITRRGVDVDKFAPRLSFFFAAHNNFFEEIAKFRAARRIWAKVMRERFGAKNPKSMMMRFHTQTGGSTLTAQQPFNNIVRVAIQALAAVLGGTQSLHTNSYDEALALPTRKSVEIALRTQQIIAYESGVVDTIDPMGGSYYVEWLTDTIEEEVWKYLDRIEEMGGMTRAIEVGYVQKEIADSAYRMQMDIENGDRIVVGVNRFVDEKEEVSIEIMRVCEEMCMRQIERLRRFRVNRDSSRVERALNELSRIAEMEESNETNIVPYIYQCVKSNATLGEIVSALKEVYGEYRAPTVI from the coding sequence GTGAATGTGGAAAAAATAATCAGGGAAAGGGAGCGTTGGGAAAGTACAACTCTAAAAAAATTCCTTGAGAAGAGGAATGAGTGGAAAAAATTTGTGCTGGATTTTGATGTTGGGATTGATAGGCTATACACACCGGTAAATCTTAAGGATTGGGACTATCTCGAAAAATTGGGATTTCCTGGAGAGTATCCCTTCACCAGGGGCGTTTATCCCACAATGTACCGTGGTCGGCTGTGGACAATGAGGCAATATGCGGGTTTCGGAACCGCGGAGGAGACAAACAAAAGGTACAAGTTTCTGCTGGAGCAGGGACAAACGGGACTCAGTGTGGCATTTGATCTCCCCACTCAAGTGGGATACGATTCCGATGATCCCATGGCTTTGGGGGAAGTGGGCAAGGTGGGTGTTGCCATAGATACCATTGAGGATATGCGAATCCTGTTTGATGGGATACCGCTGGACAAAATAAGCACATCAATGACCATAAATTCCACGGCGGCAATACTTTTAAGCATGTATCAAATTGTTGGGGAGGAAAACGGCATCTCTCCCGGTATATTGAGGGGAACAATTCAGAATGATATACTTAAGGAATACATAGCCAGAGGCACATATATATTTCCACCTCAACCATCAATGCGCATGGTGGCGGATACCATTGTATACTGTGCTGAAAAAATACCAAAGTGGAATCCCATAAGCATCTCAGGGTATCACATTCGCGAGGCTGGAAGCACTGCGGTTCAGGAGGTGGCATTCACAATAGGTGATGGTATCGAGTATGTTCGATGGATTACCCGTAGAGGTGTGGATGTTGATAAGTTTGCTCCCCGCCTTTCCTTCTTCTTTGCAGCGCACAATAATTTCTTTGAAGAGATTGCCAAGTTCAGAGCCGCCAGAAGGATATGGGCAAAGGTTATGCGTGAAAGGTTTGGCGCGAAAAATCCCAAGTCAATGATGATGCGTTTTCACACCCAAACCGGAGGTTCCACCCTTACTGCCCAGCAGCCCTTTAACAACATAGTTCGTGTGGCAATTCAGGCACTTGCTGCTGTTCTCGGAGGGACTCAGAGTTTACATACAAATTCCTATGATGAGGCACTAGCACTACCAACCCGCAAATCTGTGGAAATTGCCTTGCGTACGCAGCAGATTATAGCGTATGAAAGTGGCGTGGTGGATACCATCGATCCAATGGGCGGTTCCTACTATGTTGAATGGCTTACGGATACGATTGAGGAGGAAGTGTGGAAATATCTGGATAGGATTGAAGAAATGGGTGGAATGACCAGAGCCATAGAGGTCGGATATGTGCAGAAGGAGATAGCAGATTCAGCCTACCGGATGCAGATGGATATTGAAAATGGAGACCGTATTGTAGTGGGTGTTAATAGATTTGTAGATGAAAAAGAGGAGGTGAGTATCGAGATAATGAGGGTTTGTGAAGAAATGTGTATGAGGCAAATAGAGCGACTTCGTAGGTTTAGGGTGAACAGGGATAGCAGTAGGGTAGAAAGGGCTTTAAATGAACTAAGCAGGATTGCGGAGATGGAAGAATCCAACGAAACCAATATTGTGCCATATATTTATCAATGTGTGAAGAGCAATGCCACCCTTGGTGAGATTGTATCCGCACTCAAGGAAGTGTACGGAGAGTACCGTGCTCCAACGGTGATATGA
- the hycI gene encoding hydrogenase maturation peptidase HycI, which yields MKILMGVGNELRGDDAVGIYVARNFHRDDWYVIIAGQVPEDFTGEIKRIKPETLVLVDAALMGLSPGEFRLVPIEKIPNVAFSTHGMPLSFFLTYINDFVGNSILIGIQPKTMEFGVQLSTEVRRGADQLIKILQSENLNLIKSL from the coding sequence ATGAAAATCCTTATGGGTGTGGGCAACGAACTCAGGGGAGACGACGCTGTAGGAATTTACGTGGCTAGGAATTTTCACAGGGATGATTGGTATGTGATAATAGCAGGTCAGGTACCGGAGGATTTCACAGGTGAGATAAAGAGGATTAAGCCTGAAACTTTGGTACTGGTGGATGCTGCGTTGATGGGATTATCTCCCGGAGAGTTTCGCTTAGTACCTATCGAGAAAATTCCAAATGTGGCATTCAGCACCCATGGTATGCCGCTTTCATTCTTTCTAACTTACATTAATGATTTCGTAGGAAATAGCATTCTCATAGGGATACAGCCTAAAACAATGGAGTTCGGAGTTCAGCTTAGCACTGAAGTGAGGAGAGGTGCAGATCAGTTAATTAAAATACTTCAAAGCGAAAATTTGAATTTGATAAAATCATTGTGA